One Aliidiomarina minuta genomic region harbors:
- the folK gene encoding 2-amino-4-hydroxy-6-hydroxymethyldihydropteridine diphosphokinase — MNHPCYYYLGLGSNLLPASNIARALNLLQAQFAQLLVWPVIETVPADIETNHHFYNTLVIISSNLPPKQLKQTLNDMEKRLGRDRSDPASSEKDRTIDIDILAQQSELNFAITEQFTEPYVRQVLTAGSKPNGQCREISIEGQSLQNEASTLIDGHKLHNSFIIEDGISVLFERFRELSQVKVTDLAK; from the coding sequence GTGAATCACCCCTGTTATTACTATCTGGGACTGGGCAGCAACCTTTTACCTGCAAGTAACATAGCCCGTGCGCTTAACCTGCTACAAGCACAGTTTGCTCAATTATTAGTCTGGCCTGTCATTGAGACTGTGCCAGCCGACATTGAAACCAACCACCACTTTTACAATACGCTGGTAATAATCAGCAGTAATCTGCCCCCGAAGCAACTCAAACAAACCCTTAATGATATGGAGAAAAGGCTCGGCCGGGACCGTAGTGACCCTGCCAGTAGCGAGAAAGACAGAACCATAGATATTGATATTCTGGCGCAACAGAGCGAGCTCAACTTCGCTATCACTGAGCAGTTTACTGAACCCTACGTGCGTCAGGTGCTGACAGCTGGTAGCAAACCCAATGGTCAGTGTCGTGAAATCAGCATTGAAGGGCAATCGTTACAAAATGAAGCAAGTACCCTGATTGACGGGCACAAGCTGCATAACAGTTTCATTATTGAAGATGGAATTAGTGTGCTCTTCGAGCGCTTTCGGGAATTATCTCAAGTAAAGGTTACCGATTTAGCAAAGTAA
- a CDS encoding SDR family NAD(P)-dependent oxidoreductase, giving the protein MVQSVALITGASQRLGLHMTRSLLAKGWQVVVFTRSGSPELEQLDQRNLTQINCNALDDESMDGAIQAVRAQFTRLDFILHNASIYEKDEQHKDDFMSFYDALYQIHMKLPARINTQLSDLLQTSEVQTNIIHVTDIYVDNPNPDYALYCSTKAASENLMISFAKRLAPSVRVNAIQPGPVKFLAGHSAEEQEKVLSETMLATEGGFEALEKAIYSILDNHYMTASVVRVDGGRLLC; this is encoded by the coding sequence ATGGTTCAATCTGTAGCCTTAATTACCGGTGCCAGCCAGCGTTTAGGCTTGCACATGACCCGTTCATTGCTGGCTAAAGGCTGGCAGGTGGTGGTTTTTACCCGTAGCGGAAGTCCAGAGCTGGAGCAGCTGGATCAGCGAAACCTGACCCAAATTAATTGTAATGCACTGGACGATGAAAGTATGGATGGGGCTATTCAGGCTGTGCGCGCGCAGTTCACACGACTGGACTTTATTCTGCACAATGCGTCTATCTATGAAAAAGATGAGCAACATAAAGATGACTTCATGTCCTTTTATGATGCACTTTATCAGATTCATATGAAGTTACCGGCGCGCATCAACACCCAGCTTAGTGATTTGCTCCAGACCTCAGAAGTACAAACCAACATTATTCATGTGACTGATATCTATGTGGATAACCCGAATCCTGATTACGCTCTGTATTGCTCGACGAAAGCGGCTTCGGAAAATCTGATGATCAGCTTCGCGAAGCGGCTCGCGCCTTCGGTGCGGGTGAATGCTATTCAGCCGGGGCCGGTTAAATTTTTAGCCGGACATTCTGCTGAAGAGCAGGAAAAGGTACTAAGCGAGACTATGTTAGCCACTGAAGGGGGATTTGAAGCCCTGGAAAAAGCTATCTACTCAATACTGGATAATCATTATATGACCGCCAGTGTGGTTCGTGTGGATGGTGGCCGCTTACTTTGCTAA
- the can gene encoding carbonate dehydratase produces the protein MPEIKELLENNKKWAREQVEQDKDFFNRLANQQKPEYLWIGCSDSRVPANEIVGMAPGELFVHRNVANQIVQTDFNCLSVVQFAVEALKVKHILVVGHYGCGGVAASMDNSAHGLVDNWLFPIKDIYRENRKELEQLADNPRLDRLCELNVIEQVRNLAKSYTIQEAWNRGQQLTIHGWIYSIKDGLAKDLGVTMSDKEGVERIYHLDGEEK, from the coding sequence ATGCCAGAGATAAAAGAATTATTGGAGAACAACAAAAAATGGGCACGGGAGCAGGTTGAGCAGGATAAAGACTTTTTTAATCGGCTGGCGAACCAGCAGAAACCTGAATATTTATGGATCGGCTGCTCGGACAGCCGCGTTCCGGCTAACGAAATAGTAGGTATGGCACCGGGTGAACTATTTGTGCACCGCAACGTGGCTAATCAGATTGTACAAACTGACTTTAATTGCTTGTCTGTGGTGCAATTTGCAGTAGAAGCCTTAAAAGTTAAACATATCCTGGTGGTAGGGCATTATGGTTGTGGTGGTGTAGCCGCCTCTATGGATAATAGCGCGCATGGCTTGGTGGATAACTGGCTGTTTCCTATAAAAGATATCTATCGTGAAAATCGCAAGGAATTAGAACAACTTGCAGATAATCCTCGCTTGGATCGCCTGTGTGAACTGAATGTCATTGAGCAGGTACGTAATCTGGCTAAGAGTTATACCATACAGGAAGCCTGGAACCGTGGTCAGCAGCTGACAATACACGGCTGGATATACAGTATAAAGGATGGTCTGGCGAAAGATCTGGGCGTAACTATGTCGGATAAAGAAGGCGTAGAGCGGATTTATCATTTAGATGGTGAAGAAAAGTAA
- the gltX gene encoding glutamate--tRNA ligase codes for MSIVSRFAPSPTGYLHVGGARTALYSWLVAKAAGGKFVLRIEDTDRERSTQPAIDAILEGMQWLGLDYDEGPVYQTDRFDRYRELLDRLLEEGKAYKCYCSVERLDKMREEQMAAGEKPRYDGLCRDKEGQPGQPYVIRFRNPQEGSVAFDDHVRGHIEFSNQELDDLIIARTDGTPTYNFCVVVDDWDMGITHVVRGEDHINNTPRQINILKALGAPVPEYAHVSMILGDDGKKLSKRHGAVSVMEYRDKGYLPQALLNYLVRLGWSHGDQEVFTVDEMISLFKLSDINKAASAFNTEKLNWLNQHYMKTLPAEEVAAELGWHFQRLGVDTSAGPALTEIVKLQADRVKTLTEMADISRYFYQEVTEFDPAAAKKHLRPVAGSALALVRDKLESLTEWQAEAVQQVIQETCEELDVGMGKVGMPLRVAVTGGGNSPSLDVTLAALPQATAVARINLALDFIKAREEQA; via the coding sequence ATGAGTATTGTGTCCCGTTTTGCCCCGAGCCCTACTGGTTATTTGCATGTAGGGGGCGCTCGTACGGCGTTGTATTCCTGGTTGGTGGCGAAGGCTGCTGGTGGCAAATTCGTATTGCGTATTGAAGACACCGACCGTGAACGCTCCACGCAACCAGCCATCGATGCCATCTTAGAGGGCATGCAATGGCTGGGACTGGATTATGATGAAGGCCCTGTGTATCAGACCGACCGTTTTGACCGTTACCGCGAACTTCTGGATCGTTTGCTGGAAGAAGGGAAGGCCTATAAGTGCTACTGCTCGGTAGAACGCCTGGATAAAATGCGTGAAGAGCAAATGGCAGCGGGTGAAAAGCCACGCTATGACGGTTTATGCCGGGATAAAGAAGGGCAGCCTGGTCAGCCTTATGTGATCCGTTTCCGTAACCCGCAAGAAGGTTCGGTTGCTTTTGATGATCACGTCCGGGGTCATATTGAGTTCTCAAATCAGGAACTGGATGACCTTATTATTGCCCGCACCGACGGTACTCCGACTTACAATTTCTGCGTTGTAGTGGATGACTGGGATATGGGCATTACTCACGTAGTACGTGGTGAAGATCATATTAATAATACCCCACGCCAGATAAATATCCTCAAGGCCCTGGGCGCACCTGTGCCTGAGTATGCCCATGTCTCTATGATTCTGGGTGACGATGGCAAGAAGCTGTCGAAGCGCCATGGTGCAGTTAGCGTCATGGAGTATCGTGATAAAGGTTATTTACCTCAGGCGCTGCTCAACTACCTGGTTCGTCTGGGTTGGTCCCATGGTGATCAGGAAGTCTTTACTGTCGACGAAATGATCAGCTTGTTTAAACTTTCTGATATTAATAAAGCTGCTTCGGCCTTTAATACTGAAAAACTTAACTGGCTGAATCAACATTATATGAAAACCCTGCCAGCTGAAGAAGTCGCTGCTGAGCTGGGCTGGCATTTTCAACGCCTGGGTGTAGATACCAGCGCCGGCCCGGCGTTGACTGAAATTGTTAAATTGCAGGCTGACCGGGTTAAAACCTTGACTGAAATGGCTGATATCAGCCGTTACTTCTATCAGGAAGTGACTGAGTTTGACCCTGCGGCAGCTAAGAAACACCTGCGTCCAGTGGCCGGATCTGCTTTGGCGTTAGTTCGCGATAAGCTGGAATCCTTAACAGAGTGGCAGGCAGAAGCCGTGCAACAGGTTATTCAAGAAACCTGTGAGGAGCTTGATGTCGGTATGGGCAAAGTGGGTATGCCATTGCGTGTGGCGGTCACCGGCGGTGGCAATTCGCCTTCACTGGATGTAACCCTGGCAGCACTGCCTCAGGCAACCGCCGTGGCACGTATCAACCTGGCACTGGACTTTATCAAAGCGCGTGAGGAGCAAGCTTAA
- a CDS encoding glutathione S-transferase N-terminal domain-containing protein: protein MYDLYYFPTPNGHKITMLLEELDLPYTIKTVDIMNGDQHQPEFLKISPNNKMPALVDHEPEDGGEPLALFESGEILLYLAEKHSRFLPAKTREKHQALQWLFWQMASLGPMLGQNHHFFKYAPETIPYAQKRYLKESQRLYAVLDKQLADKPYVCGEYSIVDMACYPWCKHWQDQQIDLKDYPHVRDWVERVGNREATVRAYRWERDYERPDEVSESMRKHLFNNLDD from the coding sequence ATGTATGACCTGTATTACTTTCCGACTCCCAATGGCCATAAAATTACCATGCTGCTGGAAGAGCTTGATCTGCCTTATACCATTAAAACCGTGGATATTATGAATGGCGATCAACATCAGCCTGAGTTTTTGAAAATCTCCCCGAATAATAAAATGCCCGCTCTGGTGGATCATGAACCTGAAGACGGTGGCGAACCATTGGCATTATTTGAGTCTGGTGAAATTCTGCTTTATCTGGCGGAAAAACACAGTCGCTTTTTGCCCGCCAAAACAAGAGAAAAGCATCAGGCTCTGCAGTGGCTGTTCTGGCAGATGGCCAGTTTAGGTCCTATGCTGGGTCAGAATCATCATTTCTTTAAATATGCGCCGGAAACCATTCCTTATGCGCAAAAACGCTACCTCAAAGAAAGCCAGCGCTTATATGCGGTGCTGGATAAGCAACTGGCGGATAAACCTTATGTCTGCGGCGAATACAGCATTGTTGATATGGCTTGTTATCCCTGGTGTAAACACTGGCAGGATCAGCAAATTGACTTAAAAGATTACCCTCATGTACGCGACTGGGTAGAGCGGGTGGGCAACCGTGAAGCAACGGTGCGTGCTTATCGTTGGGAACGCGACTATGAGCGCCCGGACGAGGTATCTGAGAGCATGCGTAAGCACTTATTTAATAATCTGGATGACTAA
- the uvrB gene encoding excinuclease ABC subunit UvrB: MARKFELVSEYKPAGDQPQAIEKLIENIDAGLAHQTLLGVTGSGKTFTMANVIERTGRPTLIMAHNKTLAAQLYGEMKEFFPNNAVEYFVSYYDYYQPEAYVPTTDTFIEKDASVNDHIEQMRLSATKALMERRDVILIASVSAIYGLGDPESYMKMMLHLRRGDIVDQREMLRTLATLQYKRNDQAFERGTYRVRGEVIDIFPAESDEMAVRVEMFDDEIERISLFEPLTGQVFQADIARFTVYPKTHYVTPREKIIEAIDHIKEELKDRREQFFGENKLIEEQRIRERTHFDIEMMLELGYCSGIENYSRYLSGRAPGEPPPTLMDYLPDDALLIIDESHVTVSQIGAMYKGDRSRKENLVGYGFRLPSALDNRPLKFDEFEAIAPQTMYVSATPGNYEIERCNGEVVEQVVRPTGLLDPVIEVRPVATQVDDLMSEVRMRVELNERVLATTLTKKMAEDLTDYLDEHGIKVRYLHSDIDTVERMEIIRDLRLGEFDCLVGINLLREGLDLPEVSLVAILDADKEGFLRAERSLIQTIGRAARNLSGRAILYADRITGSMQRAMDETERRRAVQIAYNEEHGITPLGLNKRITDVMDLGGGAARKRKKEVARLKKDLPVYRNSKDILAAITAQEKAMYKAAQDLEFEKAASMRDELHELREQLKEYG; this comes from the coding sequence ATGGCGCGAAAATTTGAACTGGTATCAGAATATAAGCCCGCAGGCGATCAGCCTCAGGCTATTGAAAAGCTGATTGAAAATATTGATGCAGGTCTGGCGCACCAGACCCTGTTGGGTGTTACGGGCTCGGGTAAAACTTTTACTATGGCCAACGTCATTGAGCGCACCGGGCGACCCACGCTGATCATGGCGCATAATAAAACCCTGGCCGCGCAGCTGTATGGCGAAATGAAAGAGTTTTTCCCCAACAACGCGGTGGAATATTTTGTTTCCTATTATGACTACTATCAGCCGGAAGCTTATGTGCCAACGACAGATACCTTTATCGAAAAAGATGCGTCCGTAAATGACCATATCGAGCAGATGCGTCTGTCAGCGACTAAAGCGTTGATGGAGCGTCGTGACGTTATACTGATTGCTTCGGTATCGGCTATTTATGGTTTGGGCGATCCTGAGTCTTACATGAAAATGATGCTGCACTTGCGGCGTGGCGATATTGTTGACCAGCGTGAAATGCTGCGTACTCTGGCGACCTTGCAGTATAAACGTAACGATCAGGCATTTGAGCGCGGTACCTATCGGGTGCGCGGGGAAGTGATAGATATTTTCCCGGCGGAATCTGATGAAATGGCGGTACGAGTGGAAATGTTTGATGACGAGATTGAGCGTATCAGCTTGTTCGAACCTCTTACCGGGCAAGTCTTTCAGGCAGACATCGCGCGTTTTACAGTGTACCCGAAAACCCACTATGTGACACCGCGTGAAAAAATCATTGAAGCCATTGATCATATAAAAGAAGAATTAAAAGATCGCCGCGAACAGTTTTTTGGTGAAAACAAACTGATTGAAGAACAGCGCATTCGCGAACGCACTCATTTTGATATCGAAATGATGCTGGAACTGGGCTATTGCTCAGGCATTGAAAATTACTCGCGCTATTTATCCGGTCGGGCGCCCGGCGAGCCGCCACCGACGCTGATGGATTATCTGCCGGACGACGCCTTGCTGATTATTGATGAATCTCATGTGACGGTGTCTCAGATCGGGGCCATGTATAAGGGCGATCGTTCGCGCAAAGAAAACCTGGTCGGTTATGGTTTCCGTTTGCCTTCAGCGCTGGATAACCGGCCTTTGAAGTTTGATGAATTTGAAGCCATAGCGCCACAGACCATGTACGTGTCGGCAACCCCCGGCAATTATGAAATTGAACGTTGCAATGGCGAGGTCGTAGAGCAGGTGGTCAGACCCACAGGTTTGCTGGACCCTGTCATTGAAGTGCGCCCGGTGGCGACTCAGGTAGATGACTTAATGTCTGAGGTGCGCATGCGGGTGGAACTCAATGAGCGGGTACTGGCGACTACGCTGACCAAAAAAATGGCCGAAGATCTGACCGATTATCTGGATGAACATGGCATTAAAGTGCGTTATCTGCATTCGGATATTGATACTGTAGAGCGCATGGAAATCATTCGTGACCTGCGCCTGGGCGAATTTGACTGTCTGGTGGGCATTAACCTGTTACGGGAAGGCCTGGACTTACCGGAGGTTTCGCTGGTAGCCATCCTGGATGCCGATAAAGAAGGTTTTCTGCGTGCTGAACGTTCATTGATTCAGACGATAGGGCGGGCGGCCCGGAATCTGAGCGGGCGTGCCATTTTATATGCAGACCGTATTACCGGTTCGATGCAAAGAGCCATGGATGAGACCGAGCGTCGTCGTGCTGTGCAAATTGCTTACAATGAAGAACATGGCATTACCCCACTGGGTCTGAACAAACGCATTACTGATGTGATGGACTTAGGTGGCGGTGCCGCGCGTAAACGTAAAAAAGAAGTCGCGCGTCTGAAAAAAGATTTGCCAGTCTACCGCAACAGCAAAGACATTCTGGCGGCCATTACCGCGCAGGAAAAAGCTATGTACAAAGCGGCGCAGGATCTGGAGTTTGAAAAAGCCGCTTCTATGCGCGATGAACTTCACGAGCTGCGTGAGCAACTCAAGGAGTACGGTTAA
- a CDS encoding MATE family efflux transporter, whose protein sequence is MSQSKPARALLHDPIGKTLWSMTWPMMLGVATLISFNVVDTFFISLLGTEALAAIGFTFPVTFTVISLTIGLGIGTSAVIARKLGADNEKEARYCGSSALYLSALLVGFLSLLGFIFARPVFSMMGAGDDLMPLIMQYMNIWFLGAVMLVIPMIGNSILRASGDTKTPSIIMALGGLMNAVLDPILIFGLGPVPAMGMQGAALASVLAWGVGFVLIIYWLVVKRGLIDPLPPSVAEFVRSSRKLLAIGLPAAGANMLTPLAMGVLTAIVATYGAAAVAGFGAGIRLESLASIVILALSMSLPPFISQNFGAGRMQRVAGAYKTALVFVLVSQALIYVLLIALLPLIQHAFAREDEVARVLALFIWIMPLGYGVQGCIIISNSALNALHQPLHALLLSIARLFVFFVPLSYLGSHLGGLPGLFIGGVVANLITALLSYRWFMKMLAKQEQNEPQHEAVHPPGAESHRVHK, encoded by the coding sequence ATGAGCCAAAGCAAACCGGCCCGAGCCTTGTTGCACGACCCCATAGGCAAAACTCTGTGGAGCATGACCTGGCCGATGATGCTGGGCGTAGCAACGCTGATTAGCTTTAATGTGGTCGATACCTTCTTTATCAGCCTGCTGGGTACTGAAGCACTGGCTGCAATAGGTTTTACCTTTCCGGTGACTTTTACTGTAATCAGTCTCACTATTGGCCTTGGCATTGGTACCTCCGCAGTGATAGCGCGCAAACTGGGTGCTGACAATGAGAAAGAAGCCCGTTATTGCGGTAGCTCTGCGCTTTATCTCTCTGCCTTACTGGTTGGCTTTTTATCTTTATTAGGTTTTATTTTTGCACGGCCGGTATTTAGCATGATGGGCGCCGGTGATGATCTGATGCCCCTTATTATGCAGTATATGAATATCTGGTTCCTCGGTGCGGTGATGCTGGTCATTCCTATGATAGGTAACAGCATTCTGCGCGCATCCGGAGATACTAAAACACCGTCTATTATTATGGCCCTTGGCGGTCTGATGAATGCGGTGCTGGACCCTATACTTATTTTCGGTCTGGGCCCGGTGCCTGCGATGGGCATGCAGGGGGCGGCATTAGCCAGTGTACTGGCCTGGGGTGTGGGTTTTGTTCTGATCATATACTGGCTGGTGGTGAAACGTGGCCTGATTGATCCCTTACCTCCCAGTGTGGCTGAATTTGTGCGTTCGTCACGCAAACTGCTGGCGATAGGTTTGCCAGCCGCCGGAGCAAATATGTTAACGCCCCTGGCCATGGGGGTCTTAACAGCCATTGTGGCGACTTACGGAGCGGCTGCGGTGGCCGGTTTTGGTGCGGGTATCCGGCTTGAATCGCTGGCCAGCATTGTCATACTTGCACTGTCGATGAGCTTACCGCCTTTCATTAGCCAGAATTTTGGTGCCGGTCGCATGCAGCGGGTGGCGGGGGCTTATAAAACAGCGCTGGTTTTTGTGCTGGTTTCGCAGGCGCTTATATATGTATTACTCATAGCCTTATTGCCGTTAATCCAGCATGCCTTTGCCCGCGAAGATGAAGTGGCCCGGGTACTGGCGCTTTTTATCTGGATTATGCCTTTAGGTTATGGGGTACAGGGCTGTATTATTATTTCTAATTCAGCGCTCAATGCCTTGCATCAACCTTTGCATGCATTACTGTTGAGCATTGCCCGGTTATTCGTCTTTTTTGTTCCGCTGTCCTACCTGGGAAGTCATCTGGGCGGCCTGCCGGGGCTCTTTATTGGTGGCGTGGTGGCAAACCTGATTACAGCGTTGCTTTCGTATCGCTGGTTCATGAAGATGTTGGCTAAACAAGAACAGAATGAGCCGCAGCACGAAGCTGTGCATCCTCCTGGTGCTGAAAGTCACCGAGTTCATAAGTGA
- a CDS encoding pyridoxal phosphate-dependent aminotransferase has product MDYKLSRRVNAIKPSPTLAVSQKAAELKAEGKDVIGLGVGEPDFDTPEFIREAGKKAIDDGHTRYTAVDGIAELKQAVCDKFKRDNQLEYDPANILISSGGKHSIFNLLTAWLDEGDEVVIPAPYWVSYPDMTLLVGAKPVVVEATIDQSYKITAEQLRSAITDKTRLMFINSPSNPTGMAYTAEELESLATVLRDYPQILIATDDMYEHILWDKSSFVNLPMVAPDLKDRTVILSGVSKAYAMTGWRIGYAAGPKPIIAAMKKVQSQSTSNPAAVSQHAALAALQGDQSCIDTMIKAFKVRHDYLVAALHAIPGIQCLPGQGTFYTFPNVTGLMRKAGVDSDIKLCERLLEEANVALVPGSAFGAPGHFRLSFATSSDVLEEAVKRIQSFAESL; this is encoded by the coding sequence GTGGATTACAAACTTTCGCGTCGTGTGAACGCAATTAAACCTTCTCCTACACTGGCCGTCAGCCAAAAAGCAGCTGAACTGAAAGCCGAAGGCAAGGATGTTATTGGCCTGGGAGTCGGCGAACCTGATTTCGATACTCCTGAATTTATCCGCGAAGCAGGTAAAAAAGCAATTGACGACGGTCATACCCGCTACACAGCGGTAGATGGCATTGCCGAACTAAAACAAGCTGTTTGCGACAAATTCAAGCGCGACAATCAACTTGAGTATGACCCCGCAAACATTCTCATATCCAGTGGTGGTAAGCATAGTATTTTCAATTTACTCACCGCCTGGCTGGATGAAGGCGATGAAGTTGTTATCCCTGCACCCTACTGGGTTTCTTACCCGGATATGACGTTACTGGTCGGCGCTAAACCGGTCGTTGTAGAAGCCACTATCGACCAGTCTTATAAGATAACAGCTGAACAACTGCGGTCAGCCATTACTGATAAAACCCGTCTGATGTTTATCAACAGTCCATCCAACCCAACTGGCATGGCCTATACCGCTGAAGAACTGGAGTCACTGGCCACTGTACTGCGCGATTACCCGCAGATTCTGATTGCGACTGACGACATGTATGAGCACATTTTATGGGACAAGTCCTCATTCGTGAATTTGCCAATGGTCGCGCCCGATCTAAAAGACCGTACGGTCATTCTGTCAGGTGTCTCTAAAGCCTATGCCATGACTGGCTGGCGTATTGGTTACGCCGCTGGACCTAAACCCATTATAGCAGCGATGAAAAAAGTACAGTCACAAAGCACGTCAAACCCAGCCGCAGTTTCCCAGCACGCCGCCTTAGCTGCGCTACAAGGGGATCAGAGTTGTATTGATACCATGATCAAAGCATTTAAAGTACGCCACGATTATCTCGTAGCGGCTTTGCATGCCATACCAGGCATCCAGTGCCTGCCTGGCCAGGGTACTTTCTATACCTTCCCCAATGTCACCGGACTGATGCGCAAAGCTGGCGTCGACAGCGACATTAAGCTCTGTGAGCGATTATTAGAAGAAGCTAATGTCGCTTTAGTACCAGGGTCAGCCTTCGGCGCACCAGGCCATTTCAGACTGTCATTTGCGACCAGCAGTGATGTACTGGAAGAAGCCGTAAAACGCATTCAGAGTTTTGCAGAAAGCCTGTAA
- a CDS encoding phosphatase PAP2 family protein: protein MTDLFKSIRHVDEVTFYWLFRFTRWWRDSSLALWVSRSGDGPYYVLVLAIIVTLAVEGSVTFMQRTLIGFAIELPLFWWLKNTLRRARPAMDRISFRPAIKPADRFSFPSGHATAAFLFAGLAAASFPAWALLYYMWAGLVALARVSLGVHFPSDIIAGAVLGSGIAYFVLQMPI, encoded by the coding sequence ATGACCGATTTGTTTAAAAGTATTCGTCATGTTGACGAAGTTACTTTTTATTGGTTATTTCGCTTCACACGATGGTGGCGCGATAGCAGTCTGGCACTTTGGGTATCCCGCAGTGGTGATGGTCCTTATTACGTACTGGTTCTGGCTATTATTGTAACGCTGGCTGTAGAAGGCAGTGTTACTTTTATGCAGCGTACGCTGATCGGTTTTGCCATAGAACTTCCCTTATTCTGGTGGCTGAAAAATACATTACGCAGGGCCCGTCCTGCTATGGACAGGATTTCGTTCCGGCCTGCTATAAAACCCGCTGACCGTTTTAGTTTCCCTTCTGGCCACGCGACTGCCGCATTTTTGTTTGCTGGACTGGCGGCTGCCAGTTTTCCGGCCTGGGCGTTGCTTTATTACATGTGGGCTGGTTTAGTGGCTTTGGCGAGAGTTTCGCTGGGTGTGCATTTTCCTAGCGATATTATTGCCGGCGCTGTATTGGGTTCGGGAATCGCTTATTTTGTCCTGCAAATGCCGATATAA
- the rsxA gene encoding electron transport complex subunit RsxA has product MTDYLLLLIATVLVNNFVLVQFLGLCPFMGVSNRLETAIGMSAATTFVLTLASVCSYLVNQYILQPFDLMALRTLSFILVIAVVVQFTEMVVHKTSPTLYRLLGIFLPLITTNCAVLGVALLNVNEQHSFMQSIVFGFGAAVGFSLVLILFSALRERLAAADVPLPFKGAAIGMITAGLMSLAFMGFTGLVSVS; this is encoded by the coding sequence ATGACTGACTATTTATTGCTACTGATCGCGACTGTACTGGTCAACAACTTCGTGCTGGTCCAGTTCCTTGGGCTATGCCCCTTTATGGGTGTTTCCAACAGGCTGGAGACTGCCATAGGCATGTCCGCAGCCACCACCTTTGTGTTAACGCTGGCCTCGGTCTGCAGTTACCTGGTTAATCAGTATATTCTGCAACCTTTTGATCTGATGGCCCTGCGCACTTTGAGTTTCATTCTGGTTATTGCCGTCGTAGTGCAGTTCACCGAAATGGTGGTGCATAAAACCAGCCCAACCCTATATCGCTTATTGGGCATCTTTCTGCCCCTCATCACTACTAACTGTGCGGTACTCGGGGTTGCTTTACTTAACGTCAATGAACAACACTCGTTTATGCAATCCATAGTATTTGGTTTCGGTGCGGCCGTCGGTTTTTCGCTGGTTCTTATTCTTTTCTCAGCCCTGCGCGAGCGACTAGCCGCTGCTGACGTGCCATTGCCGTTTAAAGGCGCGGCTATTGGCATGATAACAGCGGGCTTAATGTCGCTTGCCTTTATGGGCTTTACCGGTTTGGTGTCGGTTTCATGA
- the rsxB gene encoding electron transport complex subunit RsxB, which translates to MSVVTGILALVVLALIFGLILGFAAVRFRVESDPIVEQIDSILPQTQCGQCGYPGCRPYAEAIANGDDINKCPPGGETTIQQLADLLGREAKPLDAAHGIEDEKKVAYIREDECIGCTKCIQACPVDAILGAAKQMHTIIADECTGCDLCVDPCPVDCIDMITVKTAPERWKWDLQKIPVEVVDAGGKS; encoded by the coding sequence ATGAGTGTAGTTACAGGTATTCTGGCGCTGGTCGTACTGGCGCTCATCTTTGGTTTGATTTTAGGTTTTGCGGCAGTGCGTTTTCGTGTCGAAAGTGACCCTATTGTCGAGCAAATCGACAGTATTTTGCCGCAAACTCAGTGTGGACAGTGTGGTTATCCGGGTTGCCGCCCCTATGCCGAGGCCATTGCTAACGGCGACGATATCAATAAATGTCCACCCGGCGGTGAAACCACAATTCAACAGCTGGCTGACTTGCTCGGCCGCGAAGCAAAACCACTGGATGCGGCCCACGGCATAGAAGATGAAAAGAAGGTTGCCTATATTCGCGAAGACGAATGCATCGGCTGCACCAAGTGTATTCAGGCCTGTCCGGTAGATGCCATTCTGGGCGCGGCCAAGCAAATGCACACTATCATTGCCGATGAGTGCACGGGTTGTGATCTCTGCGTCGACCCCTGCCCGGTAGACTGTATTGATATGATTACGGTAAAAACGGCGCCTGAGCGCTGGAAATGGGATTTACAAAAAATTCCGGTTGAAGTGGTCGATGCCGGAGGTAAATCCTGA